The following coding sequences lie in one Haladaptatus sp. DJG-WS-42 genomic window:
- a CDS encoding FAD-dependent oxidoreductase, translating into MTEPLAVVGAGAAGCGVAYALREADFDVTIFEKSRGVGGRAATRRRNGCYYDLGANYIKPADDRTETLLTSLGTDGLVDIDAPVWTHDASGQIRRGDREEAHKWSYETGLTQFAKRLLGEAAATVEKGVEIARLERTADGDWAGWQLFDTTDTAVGRFETVILTPPAPQTSGILRRSQWIDARRRQLVEAIDAVPYRTIRSVLLHYPFSIEVPYYALVNGDREHPVGWLSREECKPGHVPDGESLLVVQLSPAWSEEHYDLPTERAGRRVAQLVAVLLDDSRLADPDWVDTQGWRYALPDVRVDEETVRSAEDEGLFFAGDWVVGEGRVHAAFWNGVSVGERVAEGHK; encoded by the coding sequence ATGACTGAACCGCTCGCAGTCGTCGGGGCCGGAGCCGCGGGGTGTGGTGTCGCCTACGCCCTTCGAGAAGCAGACTTCGACGTGACGATTTTCGAAAAGAGCCGCGGCGTCGGTGGCAGAGCGGCAACGCGGCGTCGGAACGGATGTTACTACGACCTCGGTGCAAACTACATCAAGCCCGCAGACGACCGGACAGAGACGTTGCTTACCTCGCTTGGAACCGACGGGCTCGTAGACATCGACGCTCCCGTCTGGACGCACGATGCGAGCGGGCAGATTCGTCGTGGAGACAGGGAGGAAGCCCACAAGTGGAGCTACGAAACCGGCCTCACCCAGTTTGCAAAGCGGTTGCTCGGGGAGGCGGCTGCGACGGTCGAAAAGGGCGTGGAAATCGCTCGGCTCGAACGGACAGCCGACGGCGATTGGGCTGGTTGGCAGCTTTTCGATACGACCGATACGGCTGTTGGTCGGTTCGAGACGGTGATTCTTACACCGCCCGCACCGCAAACATCTGGGATTCTCCGGCGAAGCCAGTGGATTGACGCTCGACGGCGGCAACTCGTAGAGGCCATCGACGCTGTGCCCTACCGAACGATTCGCTCGGTGTTGCTCCACTATCCCTTCTCGATTGAGGTGCCCTACTACGCGCTCGTCAACGGAGACCGCGAACATCCGGTTGGCTGGCTTTCACGCGAGGAGTGTAAGCCCGGACACGTCCCGGACGGCGAGAGTCTGCTCGTCGTCCAGTTGAGCCCGGCATGGTCGGAAGAACACTACGACCTGCCCACGGAGCGAGCGGGACGCCGTGTTGCACAACTCGTTGCGGTGTTACTCGACGATTCTCGACTGGCAGACCCTGATTGGGTCGATACCCAAGGGTGGCGCTATGCACTCCCGGATGTCCGTGTCGATGAAGAGACCGTTCGGAGCGCAGAAGACGAAGGGCTGTTCTTCGCCGGAGATTGGGTCGTTGGCGAGGGGCGGGTACACGCGGCGTTTTGGAACGGCGTGTCGGTTGGTGAACGAGTCGCTGAAGGGCACAAGTAG
- a CDS encoding MOSC N-terminal beta barrel domain-containing protein, with the protein MPTPTLDRITVYPIKSLDGVTCDRATLVKNGGLSHDRTYALVAADGRFVNGKRTATVHGLALSMNLETNRATIGVRGTDQSVSGHVDDHRDRFEAWLSTYFDREVSLEKQSEGGAPDDTDASGPTVVATTTLAEIASWYDLSVSNVRRRFRANLELGGCPPFWEDQLYGDPGTAKPFTIGETTFAGTNPCQRCVVPTRDPDTGEATPAFRTRFVTRREETLPEWATREQFDHFFRVTVNTTVPESDWGNEIHVGDRVTVL; encoded by the coding sequence GTGCCCACGCCAACCCTCGACCGAATCACCGTCTATCCAATCAAGTCGCTCGATGGCGTCACCTGTGACCGGGCGACGCTGGTCAAAAACGGCGGCCTCTCCCACGACCGTACGTACGCACTCGTTGCTGCGGACGGCCGGTTCGTAAACGGCAAACGCACGGCGACAGTCCACGGGCTCGCGCTCTCGATGAACCTTGAAACGAATCGAGCGACCATCGGCGTGCGCGGAACTGACCAGTCTGTGTCCGGCCACGTAGACGACCACCGCGACCGGTTCGAGGCGTGGCTTTCTACCTACTTCGACCGGGAGGTCTCGCTCGAAAAACAATCGGAGGGCGGCGCGCCTGACGACACGGACGCGTCGGGTCCAACGGTCGTCGCGACCACCACGCTCGCCGAAATCGCCTCGTGGTACGACCTCTCGGTTTCGAACGTCCGCAGGCGCTTTCGGGCGAACCTCGAACTCGGTGGGTGTCCGCCGTTCTGGGAAGACCAGCTCTATGGCGACCCCGGCACAGCCAAACCATTCACCATCGGTGAGACAACCTTCGCAGGGACGAACCCGTGCCAGCGATGTGTCGTTCCAACCCGTGACCCAGACACCGGCGAGGCGACACCGGCGTTTCGAACAAGGTTCGTCACCCGCCGTGAGGAAACGCTTCCCGAGTGGGCCACCCGCGAGCAGTTCGACCACTTCTTTCGCGTGACGGTGAACACGACCGTCCCCGAGTCAGATTGGGGGAACGAGATTCACGTGGGAGATCGCGTCACGGTGTTGTAA
- a CDS encoding YqcI/YcgG family protein, with the protein MSVESTSGLFTQAQLHEALDDGTLPAWAERHYEGFRNAMLGTHDGAPFPCYFGMESERSGDALYTFCDSMTEESALLALTDTLFEYVQVFEEYGERTSLVIFFRPPEQALGEAEYRDHFWNILQFLHDHDPEPWPHHIPTDPTDPYWEFCFAGEPMFPTARAPFYEQRMSRHTPHGLEITAQPRAIFEGITGDTEAGKEARRIIRDRIEDYDGVCPHADIGDWGDSHTREWKQYLLPERNEDTIEACPLTITALR; encoded by the coding sequence ATGTCGGTCGAATCGACCTCCGGACTGTTTACCCAAGCGCAGTTACACGAGGCACTTGACGACGGCACGCTTCCTGCATGGGCAGAACGCCACTACGAGGGTTTTCGAAACGCGATGCTTGGAACCCACGACGGTGCACCATTCCCGTGTTATTTCGGCATGGAATCAGAACGAAGCGGCGACGCACTCTACACCTTCTGTGACTCGATGACCGAGGAGTCGGCACTGCTCGCCCTCACGGACACCCTCTTCGAGTACGTCCAGGTGTTCGAAGAGTACGGCGAGCGAACATCGCTGGTCATCTTCTTTAGACCACCTGAGCAAGCATTGGGCGAAGCCGAGTACAGAGACCACTTCTGGAACATCCTCCAGTTCCTCCACGACCACGACCCGGAACCGTGGCCACACCACATCCCAACCGACCCAACAGACCCCTACTGGGAGTTCTGCTTTGCCGGTGAGCCGATGTTTCCAACCGCCCGTGCGCCATTTTACGAACAGCGCATGAGCCGGCACACGCCACACGGCCTCGAAATTACGGCCCAACCACGCGCCATTTTCGAGGGTATCACAGGCGACACCGAGGCTGGAAAAGAAGCGCGGCGCATCATCAGAGACCGTATCGAGGACTACGACGGCGTCTGCCCGCACGCGGACATCGGTGACTGGGGCGATTCACACACCCGCGAGTGGAAACAGTACCTCCTCCCCGAGCGAAACGAGGACACCATCGAGGCGTGTCCGCTCACTATTACCGCACTCAGATGA
- a CDS encoding cysteine hydrolase family protein, with protein sequence MTELSDNTALITIDVQAGFDDPAWGPRNNPDMEANLDTLLAAWREAGRPVFHVKHHSTEPDSPLRPDQPGSALREGLAAAGEPVITKNVNSAFIGTDLESRLKTEGITTLVLAGLTTDHCVSTTARMAENLGFTVYVVADATATHERTGYDGTAYDAAQSHALALAHLNGEFATVLDTATLLGVEAK encoded by the coding sequence ATGACTGAACTTTCCGACAACACAGCGCTCATCACCATCGACGTACAGGCTGGCTTCGATGACCCCGCATGGGGGCCGCGAAACAACCCTGACATGGAAGCGAACCTCGACACCTTGCTCGCCGCGTGGCGCGAGGCCGGTCGGCCCGTCTTCCACGTCAAACACCATTCGACAGAGCCCGACTCACCGCTGCGACCAGACCAGCCCGGAAGCGCGCTCAGAGAGGGGCTTGCCGCAGCAGGCGAACCCGTCATCACCAAAAACGTAAACAGTGCGTTCATCGGGACGGACTTGGAATCCCGACTCAAAACCGAAGGAATCACGACGCTCGTTCTCGCCGGATTGACGACAGACCACTGCGTCTCAACGACGGCGCGAATGGCAGAAAATCTCGGCTTTACGGTGTACGTCGTCGCAGACGCGACAGCGACGCACGAACGCACCGGGTACGATGGGACAGCGTACGATGCAGCCCAATCTCACGCACTCGCACTTGCACACCTCAATGGCGAGTTTGCGACAGTGCTCGACACCGCGACGCTGCTCGGTGTGGAGGCGAAATAG
- a CDS encoding aminotransferase class I/II-fold pyridoxal phosphate-dependent enzyme translates to MDWRARSTDTQHVETVSVTCGEKAQAGKDHVGDVTVPIHLSSTFAVPGIDPTADLLSLDPDANEYVYSRLSNPTRNAVETRLAALEGGDNAFAFASGTAAIATVAMAALTPGDHVVAFDDLYGGTKAMFTLFLPEKLGIEVSFVDARDTENVRDAMQDNTALIWMETPTNPLLHLCDIEAIAGVAQEHGALFGVDNTFLSPYFQQPLALGADVVVHSTTKYLNGHSDSMGGVAITNNPDLADSLKFLQQIGLGNMLSPFDSYLLLRGLKTLPMRMRQHAENAQAVAEFLDGHDLVETVYFPGLASHPQADLARQQMSGPGGVVTAVFNGSLETVEHLVAELDEFTFAVSLGGVESLVEHPASLTHSELSPEERAALGITDTLLRFSVGVEHIDDLIADLESALAAVEDRAVHTAD, encoded by the coding sequence ATGGATTGGCGAGCGCGTTCCACGGATACACAGCATGTCGAGACGGTGTCGGTCACCTGCGGGGAGAAAGCACAGGCTGGCAAGGACCACGTTGGCGACGTGACGGTGCCCATTCACCTCTCCTCTACGTTTGCGGTCCCGGGTATCGACCCGACGGCCGATCTCCTCTCGCTTGACCCGGACGCAAACGAGTACGTCTACTCTCGGCTCTCGAATCCGACGCGAAACGCGGTCGAGACCCGTCTCGCTGCCCTTGAAGGCGGCGACAACGCGTTCGCCTTTGCCTCTGGCACTGCCGCAATCGCAACGGTGGCGATGGCCGCGCTCACCCCGGGCGACCACGTCGTCGCCTTCGACGACCTTTACGGCGGCACCAAAGCGATGTTCACGCTATTTCTCCCCGAAAAACTCGGCATCGAAGTCAGCTTCGTGGACGCACGCGACACCGAAAACGTCCGTGACGCGATGCAGGACAACACCGCGCTCATCTGGATGGAGACGCCGACGAACCCGCTGCTCCACCTTTGTGACATCGAAGCCATCGCGGGCGTCGCACAGGAACACGGCGCGCTGTTCGGCGTCGACAACACCTTCCTCTCGCCGTACTTCCAACAGCCACTCGCCCTCGGCGCGGACGTGGTCGTCCACAGCACGACGAAATATCTGAACGGGCATTCCGATTCAATGGGTGGCGTCGCCATCACCAACAACCCCGACCTCGCAGATAGCCTCAAGTTTCTCCAACAAATCGGTCTCGGAAACATGCTCTCGCCGTTCGACTCCTACCTCCTGCTTCGCGGACTCAAGACGCTCCCGATGCGGATGCGCCAGCACGCAGAAAATGCCCAAGCCGTCGCCGAGTTCCTCGACGGTCACGACCTCGTGGAAACCGTCTACTTCCCCGGCTTAGCGAGCCACCCACAAGCCGACCTCGCCCGCCAGCAGATGTCCGGCCCCGGCGGCGTCGTGACCGCGGTGTTCAACGGCTCGCTCGAAACCGTCGAACACCTCGTTGCAGAACTCGACGAGTTCACGTTCGCCGTCAGTCTCGGTGGGGTTGAATCGCTGGTCGAACACCCCGCGTCGCTCACGCACTCAGAACTCTCGCCGGAAGAACGCGCAGCTCTCGGCATCACTGACACACTTCTGCGATTCTCCGTCGGTGTCGAACACATAGACGACCTCATCGCAGACCTCGAGTCTGCCCTTGCGGCGGTCGAAGACCGCGCCGTTCACACCGCAGACTAG
- a CDS encoding FAD-linked oxidase C-terminal domain-containing protein, whose product MSNTPARTPAGDQRANYDYHDDTVARPGLVSDLETHVAGDVRFDTYTRQLYATDASSYEVTPIGVVFPESTADVQAVMEYCAARKIPVLPRGGGTSLAGQAVNEAVVLDFTRSMDGLVEVDPEAKTARVQPGITLSVLNDALAPHDLKFAPDPAAGDRSVIGGAIGNNSTGSHSLKYGLTEAYVEECEVILADGTVTTFGEVTLDELRAGAGDEDLEARIYAEACHILDDLHDEVEARYPDLKRNVSGYNLDSFVEQAKSGSVNLGRLLAGSEGTLTLITEVTISLVDVPESKAMALLAYENIIDAMHDVDPIVAHDAAAVELVDDVLLDLASQTAAFENISELVPDGTEAVLLVEFYATDDDHGREQVAKLVADRVAGEGHAFDAVEAYTEKEQANFWKLRKAGLPILLSRTTDRKHISFIEDAAVPPEHLPEYVAGFQQILKDHGTEASFYAHAGPGVLHVRPLVSLKDEADIEMMESIAADVTDLVVEFGGSVSGEHGDGRARTQWNKKLYGETLWEAFRDLKTAFDPDWLLNPGQVCGDVKMTENLRYGTDYEFDAGFTPALNWENDNGFQGMAELCHGCGGCRGHQETSGGVMCPTYRAANEETLATRGRANMLRQAMSGDLPKDELFSAEFQHEVLDLCIGCKGCAQDCPSGVDMAKLKAEVQHAHHQREGSSLRDKLFANIDRLSALGSLFAPVSNLGTKIPGVRTAIQSTVGIAKERSLPEFQRQTLKKWFRARGSMLSEEDAARKAILFPDTYTNYSHPAAGRAAVRVLEAAGVHVRLADETDSGRPAHSKGFLGKSRATAQRNVAALAPYVEDGWDVVLVEPSDAVMFQSDYRDLLSGEDVEALAANTYGVCEYLDVFQLDENIAYREVDTSLTYHGHCHQKATKKDHHAVGVLRRAGFEVDPLDSGCCGMAGSFGYEAEHFSLSKAIGTVLFEQVEESPGDQIVAPGASCRTQLGDREGATEEPKTPIELLAVALGEY is encoded by the coding sequence ATGAGTAACACACCAGCGAGGACGCCAGCAGGCGACCAGCGCGCGAACTACGACTACCACGACGACACCGTCGCCCGGCCGGGGCTGGTTTCAGATTTAGAAACCCATGTCGCAGGCGATGTTCGTTTTGATACCTACACGCGCCAACTCTACGCCACCGACGCGAGTTCCTACGAGGTGACGCCCATCGGCGTGGTGTTCCCGGAATCGACCGCCGACGTGCAAGCCGTCATGGAGTACTGTGCCGCCCGGAAGATTCCCGTCCTCCCGCGCGGCGGGGGGACGAGTCTCGCCGGACAGGCCGTAAACGAGGCCGTCGTCCTCGACTTTACCCGCTCCATGGACGGTCTCGTGGAGGTAGACCCCGAGGCGAAAACCGCCCGTGTCCAGCCCGGCATTACCCTTTCCGTACTCAACGACGCGCTTGCACCCCACGACCTCAAGTTCGCCCCCGACCCGGCGGCGGGCGACCGAAGCGTCATCGGCGGCGCGATTGGCAACAACTCGACCGGGTCGCACTCGCTCAAATACGGCCTCACCGAAGCCTACGTCGAAGAATGCGAGGTGATCCTCGCGGACGGCACGGTGACGACGTTCGGGGAGGTGACGCTCGACGAACTCAGAGCGGGCGCAGGCGACGAGGATTTAGAGGCGAGAATTTACGCAGAAGCCTGTCACATCCTCGATGACCTGCACGACGAGGTGGAAGCGCGCTACCCCGACCTGAAACGCAACGTCTCGGGGTACAACTTGGACTCCTTTGTCGAACAAGCAAAATCGGGGTCGGTGAACCTCGGTCGCCTGCTCGCCGGGAGCGAAGGCACGCTCACGCTCATCACCGAGGTCACGATTTCGCTTGTCGACGTTCCGGAGTCGAAGGCGATGGCGCTGCTCGCCTACGAGAACATTATTGACGCAATGCATGACGTGGACCCAATCGTCGCCCACGACGCGGCCGCCGTCGAACTCGTAGACGACGTGTTGCTCGACTTAGCCAGTCAGACCGCCGCGTTCGAGAATATCTCGGAACTCGTTCCGGACGGAACCGAAGCCGTGTTGTTAGTCGAGTTTTACGCAACTGACGACGACCACGGCAGAGAACAGGTTGCGAAACTCGTCGCAGACCGCGTTGCGGGAGAGGGCCACGCCTTCGACGCCGTCGAAGCCTACACCGAAAAGGAGCAGGCGAACTTCTGGAAACTCCGGAAGGCGGGTCTTCCAATCTTGCTCTCCCGGACAACGGACAGAAAGCACATCTCTTTTATCGAGGATGCGGCCGTACCCCCAGAACACCTCCCCGAGTACGTCGCGGGATTCCAGCAGATTCTCAAAGACCACGGGACGGAGGCGAGTTTCTACGCCCACGCCGGTCCGGGCGTCCTCCACGTCCGACCGCTGGTGAGTCTCAAAGACGAAGCCGACATCGAGATGATGGAGTCGATCGCAGCTGACGTGACCGACCTCGTCGTCGAATTTGGCGGTTCGGTCTCCGGCGAACACGGCGACGGGCGGGCCAGAACCCAATGGAACAAGAAACTCTACGGCGAGACGCTCTGGGAGGCGTTCCGTGACCTGAAGACGGCGTTCGACCCAGACTGGCTCCTGAATCCCGGGCAGGTCTGTGGCGACGTGAAGATGACCGAGAATCTTCGCTACGGCACGGACTATGAATTTGACGCCGGATTCACGCCCGCGCTCAACTGGGAGAACGACAACGGCTTTCAGGGGATGGCAGAGCTCTGTCACGGCTGTGGCGGCTGTCGCGGCCACCAAGAAACCTCAGGCGGCGTGATGTGCCCGACCTACCGCGCAGCAAACGAGGAAACGCTCGCCACGCGCGGCCGGGCAAACATGCTCAGACAAGCGATGAGCGGTGACCTCCCGAAAGACGAACTGTTCTCAGCCGAGTTCCAGCACGAAGTGCTCGACCTCTGTATCGGCTGTAAGGGCTGTGCCCAAGACTGTCCGTCCGGCGTCGATATGGCGAAGCTGAAAGCTGAGGTGCAACACGCCCACCATCAGCGTGAGGGGTCGAGTCTTCGGGATAAGCTGTTTGCGAACATCGACCGACTGTCCGCGCTCGGGAGTCTGTTCGCGCCCGTCTCGAACCTCGGGACGAAGATTCCCGGCGTTCGGACTGCCATCCAAAGCACGGTCGGCATCGCAAAGGAACGAAGCCTGCCGGAGTTCCAACGCCAAACGCTCAAAAAGTGGTTCCGCGCACGCGGGTCGATGCTGAGCGAGGAAGACGCAGCCCGGAAAGCCATCCTGTTTCCGGATACGTACACGAACTACAGCCACCCAGCGGCGGGCCGGGCCGCCGTTCGCGTGCTCGAAGCCGCTGGCGTCCACGTCAGGCTCGCAGACGAGACCGACAGCGGGCGTCCGGCCCATTCGAAAGGCTTCCTCGGGAAGTCGCGCGCCACTGCCCAGCGAAACGTCGCCGCACTCGCCCCGTACGTCGAAGACGGCTGGGACGTGGTGCTGGTCGAGCCCTCCGACGCCGTGATGTTCCAATCTGACTACCGAGACCTCCTCTCCGGCGAGGACGTGGAGGCGCTCGCGGCCAACACCTACGGCGTCTGTGAGTATCTCGATGTGTTCCAGTTAGACGAGAATATCGCCTACCGCGAGGTTGATACCTCGCTCACGTACCACGGCCACTGTCACCAGAAGGCGACGAAGAAAGACCACCACGCAGTGGGCGTCCTTCGCCGGGCGGGCTTCGAGGTCGACCCGCTCGACTCGGGGTGTTGTGGCATGGCTGGGAGCTTTGGCTACGAAGCAGAGCATTTCTCGCTGAGTAAGGCAATCGGAACCGTGCTATTCGAGCAAGTTGAGGAGAGTCCCGGCGACCAGATTGTCGCGCCGGGGGCGTCCTGTCGCACGCAACTCGGCGACCGCGAGGGTGCGACCGAGGAGCCGAAAACGCCAATCGAACTGCTTGCGGTCGCGCTTGGCGAATACTAG
- the pheA gene encoding prephenate dehydratase, which yields MRAVTLGPVGTYSHRAANAVADEVEFRESMTAIVEAVVAGEYRRGVIPIENSIEGSVTESLDALATHDLAVVAELVTPIRHALLAQGETFETVASHSQALAQCRGYLEEHYPDVSIEAVASTARGVELAREDPTVAGIGHPDTAGDDLTVLAEDIQDRSSNETRFLVIAPPEERSVAGGKSTAVVHPNANYPGLLLDVLEAFADRDINLSRIESRPSGNRLGDYLFHLDFEAGMYEERAQAAIDEVRKTVSKGTVDVLGSYDTKHIV from the coding sequence ATGAGAGCAGTCACCTTGGGTCCGGTTGGTACGTACTCCCATCGTGCGGCAAACGCGGTCGCAGACGAGGTCGAGTTCCGCGAATCGATGACCGCCATCGTAGAGGCGGTTGTCGCGGGCGAGTACCGCCGCGGAGTCATCCCCATCGAGAACAGCATCGAAGGGAGCGTCACCGAGAGTCTCGACGCGCTCGCTACCCACGACCTTGCCGTGGTCGCAGAGCTGGTCACGCCCATCCGCCACGCGCTGCTCGCTCAGGGAGAGACCTTCGAAACGGTCGCGAGCCACTCACAGGCGCTCGCCCAGTGTCGTGGCTATCTCGAAGAACACTACCCGGATGTCAGCATCGAAGCCGTCGCGAGCACCGCACGCGGCGTCGAACTCGCCCGCGAAGACCCGACCGTGGCAGGCATTGGCCACCCGGACACCGCGGGCGACGACCTCACCGTCCTCGCAGAGGACATCCAAGACCGCTCGTCGAACGAAACCCGGTTTCTGGTGATTGCCCCGCCCGAAGAGCGCAGCGTTGCAGGCGGGAAATCGACTGCCGTTGTCCATCCGAACGCCAACTATCCCGGACTCTTACTCGACGTGCTCGAAGCGTTCGCAGACCGCGACATCAACCTCTCGCGCATCGAGTCGCGGCCGAGTGGGAACCGTCTCGGTGACTATCTGTTCCACCTCGATTTCGAGGCAGGCATGTACGAAGAACGCGCCCAAGCCGCCATCGACGAGGTTCGAAAGACGGTCTCGAAGGGCACCGTGGACGTGCTCGGTTCCTACGACACCAAACACATCGTCTGA
- a CDS encoding tetratricopeptide repeat protein: MTLDPHILRADNTKIDPVDDYALADLVDDWNIKRDDITPQELIDLGLTYLQLGFHTEAADAFERAARLADADSLDAQEAWVNKGVAHSQIEEFDEAIGAFYEALRINDRNEFAALAELNLAFALWEGDDSSHPLEHAERAVELDPRMPQAWYNLGFFYAERALWEDAVDCFEKAITLGYRSASVYEEHARALEEVGNYVDAERAAEEAAAIRAQGHQRLLTE; the protein is encoded by the coding sequence GTGACGCTCGACCCACATATCCTACGCGCAGACAACACCAAGATAGACCCCGTCGACGACTACGCGCTCGCTGACCTCGTAGACGACTGGAACATCAAACGCGACGACATCACGCCACAGGAACTCATCGACCTCGGTCTCACCTACCTCCAGCTTGGGTTTCACACGGAGGCCGCAGACGCTTTCGAGCGCGCAGCGCGCCTCGCCGATGCAGACTCACTCGACGCCCAAGAGGCGTGGGTGAACAAAGGCGTTGCCCACTCACAGATAGAGGAGTTCGACGAGGCGATTGGTGCGTTCTACGAGGCGTTGCGCATCAACGACCGAAACGAGTTCGCCGCGCTCGCAGAACTGAACCTCGCCTTTGCCCTGTGGGAAGGCGACGATTCGTCACACCCGCTCGAACACGCAGAGCGGGCTGTCGAACTCGACCCACGAATGCCACAGGCGTGGTACAACCTCGGCTTTTTCTACGCAGAGCGGGCGCTCTGGGAGGACGCCGTAGACTGCTTCGAGAAGGCGATTACGCTTGGCTATCGCTCAGCCTCCGTCTACGAAGAACACGCTCGTGCGCTCGAAGAAGTGGGCAACTACGTCGATGCCGAACGCGCAGCAGAAGAGGCAGCAGCGATTCGGGCACAGGGCCACCAGCGTCTGCTCACCGAGTAA
- a CDS encoding glycerophosphodiester phosphodiesterase — protein MFETTSRRTFLQGTGVTLAGTAFTGTAAATDRDAGHEHKDEMDAPSLIAHRGFAGMYPENTVGAFKNATSGRTAADMVELDVMPTADGTVVVFHDNDLAERDGGTQGLTDVSGLVWETPWDTVKRAAVLESGETVPSLAQVMDVLPTHVGVNVEFKNPGSTETKFAANLSGDELTAQKALWEDFAVSVFDVLDDYDHDILVSSFYEGALTAVNELAPDASLGTLFWDDIEAGLDITRTYDCEAIHLPKNMVKGTPFFGDEYYLDGPFADIDLVQVAHDEGRDVNVWTVATWYEAAQLSRAGVDGIIADYPFNLL, from the coding sequence ATGTTCGAAACCACGAGTCGTCGAACCTTCCTGCAGGGAACCGGTGTCACCCTCGCAGGCACTGCCTTCACAGGAACCGCCGCCGCAACTGACAGGGACGCGGGTCACGAACACAAAGACGAGATGGACGCACCTTCGCTCATCGCCCACCGCGGGTTCGCTGGGATGTATCCCGAGAACACGGTCGGGGCGTTCAAAAACGCCACCAGCGGGCGAACTGCTGCCGACATGGTCGAACTCGACGTGATGCCGACCGCCGACGGGACGGTCGTCGTGTTCCACGATAACGATCTCGCAGAGCGCGACGGCGGTACGCAGGGTCTCACCGACGTCTCGGGGCTGGTCTGGGAAACGCCGTGGGACACGGTCAAACGGGCAGCGGTGCTCGAAAGCGGCGAGACGGTTCCGTCGCTCGCCCAGGTCATGGACGTACTGCCGACGCACGTCGGCGTCAACGTCGAGTTCAAAAACCCCGGTTCGACCGAGACGAAGTTCGCGGCGAATCTCTCGGGCGATGAATTGACCGCCCAGAAGGCGCTCTGGGAGGACTTCGCTGTCTCCGTCTTCGACGTGCTCGACGACTACGACCACGACATTCTCGTGTCGTCGTTCTACGAAGGTGCTCTCACCGCCGTAAACGAGCTTGCACCAGACGCCTCGCTCGGAACGCTGTTCTGGGACGATATCGAGGCCGGACTCGACATCACGCGAACCTATGACTGTGAGGCGATTCACCTGCCGAAAAACATGGTCAAAGGGACACCATTCTTTGGTGACGAGTACTACCTCGACGGGCCGTTTGCCGACATCGACCTCGTTCAAGTCGCGCACGACGAGGGTCGCGACGTCAACGTTTGGACGGTGGCGACGTGGTACGAGGCGGCGCAACTCTCGCGTGCTGGCGTCGACGGCATCATCGCAGACTACCCCTTCAACCTGTTGTAA
- a CDS encoding OsmC family protein, giving the protein MATTNEPTEETRNDLDLNALFSTIDAVEDDPTLGEVTFRAETEWTGGVSCETRVSDFDHAGETIDSEEFVIESDEPTQLLGERSAPNPAELLLAALGSCLTVSYAAHGAALGVQLESLRFEFEGDIDLRGFLGLADDVRNGFDEIEVTTHLEADGTAEELAELREAAEGASSVMDNVANAVTVSTELVTN; this is encoded by the coding sequence ATGGCCACGACCAACGAACCCACTGAAGAAACACGCAACGATTTAGACCTAAACGCCCTCTTTTCGACCATCGACGCCGTCGAAGACGACCCGACACTCGGTGAAGTCACCTTCCGGGCAGAGACAGAGTGGACGGGCGGTGTCTCCTGTGAAACGCGGGTAAGCGACTTCGACCACGCAGGCGAGACTATCGACTCAGAGGAGTTCGTCATCGAGAGCGACGAGCCGACCCAATTGCTCGGCGAGCGGTCTGCGCCGAATCCCGCAGAACTCTTGCTTGCGGCGCTCGGGTCGTGTCTCACGGTAAGTTACGCGGCGCACGGTGCAGCCCTCGGCGTCCAACTCGAAAGCCTGCGCTTCGAGTTCGAGGGAGACATTGACCTGCGTGGCTTCCTCGGGCTCGCAGACGACGTGAGAAACGGATTTGACGAAATCGAGGTGACGACCCATCTCGAAGCAGATGGCACAGCAGAGGAGCTTGCGGAGCTGAGAGAAGCTGCTGAGGGTGCATCGTCCGTCATGGACAACGTCGCGAACGCTGTCACGGTTTCGACAGAGCTCGTCACGAACTAA